One Pseudochaenichthys georgianus chromosome 4, fPseGeo1.2, whole genome shotgun sequence DNA window includes the following coding sequences:
- the lrrc40 gene encoding LOW QUALITY PROTEIN: leucine-rich repeat-containing protein 40 (The sequence of the model RefSeq protein was modified relative to this genomic sequence to represent the inferred CDS: inserted 1 base in 1 codon; deleted 3 bases in 3 codons): protein MSRFKRAGQGGSLAGFKTEETEPTVPSGLLKAAGKSGQLNLSGRGLKEVPKEVYRLNVDPPLEAQQNVSFAESDRWWEQTDLTKLLLSSNQLTQLSDDIRLLPALMTLDLHDNQMSSLPSAXGELQELHELRLSHNQLSALPVEVYSLNKLCSMTLQQNRLESLPEELGQLENLTQLDLSNNLLKDLPSSLGRLTSLQKLTLSHNKLSALPDSVAQLKNLKLLDCSNNQLTDISASLSEMLALEQLYLRHNKLRALPKLPAPALKELYVGNNHIEKLEAEQLSCLKAISLLELRDNKIQTLPEQISTLSTLTRLDLTNNDLSTLPASISLLPDLKVLLLEGNPLRGIRRDLLKKGTNELLEYLRGRIKEEPDQAEEQQTAMTLPSQARVNVHNIKTLKLLDYSEKQAADVPEELFDAAADTTVTSVNFSKNQLTSIPPRLAEFVSSLSDINLGFNKLTCCSPDICKFLQLSNIDLRNNQLTDLPSEMKDLTKLRSVTLIYNRFKSFPQVLYDIVSLETVLLGNNQVNGVDPHRLMKLINLSTLDLSNNDLLNVPPELGLCSSLRCLSLEGNPLRAPRAAIVARGTDAVMEYLRGRIPT, encoded by the exons ATGTCTCGATTTAAAAGAGCAGGTCAGGGGGGCTCTCTAGCGGGCTTCAAGACAGAGGAGACAGAGCCAACCGTCCCCTCCGGTCTGCTGAAGGCGGCCGGGAAGAGCGGCCAGCTCAACCTGTCTGGTCGGGGGTTGAAAGAAG TTCCTAAGGAGGTGTATCGT CTAAACGTTGACCCACCTCTGGAGGCCCAGCAGAATGTTTCC TTTGCAGAGTCAGATCGCTGGTGGGAACAGACTGACCTCACCAAACTGCTGTTGTCGTCCAACCAGCTCACACAGCTGTCTGATGACATCAGATTACTGCCTGCACTCATGACACTAGAT CTCCATGACAACCAGATGAGCAGCTTACCCAGTG TTGGGGAACTGCAGGAGCTCCATGAACTGCGactcag TCATAACCAGCTGAGTGCTCTGCCGGTGGAGGTGTACTCTCTGAATAAGCTCTGCAGCATGACACTGCAGCAGAACCGTCTGGAGAGCCTGCCAGAAGAACTGGGACAGCTGGAGAACCTGACCCAGCTG GACCTGTCCAACAACCTTCTGAAGGACCTCCCCTCCAGCCTGGGCCGTCTCACCTCTCTGCAGAAACTCACTCTGAGTCACAACAAGCTCAGCGCTCTGCCTGACAGCGTGGCACAGCTCAAAA ATCTGAAGCTGTTGGACTGCAGCAACAACCAGCTGACTGACATTTCCGCCAGCCTATCAGAGATGCTGGCTCTAGAGCAGCTCTACCTCAGACACAACAAGCTCCGTGCCCTCCCAAAGCTCCCTGCACCCGCGCTCAAG gagttGTATGTGGGGAACAACCACATTGAGAAGCTGGAGGCGGAGCAGCTATCCTGCCTGAAAGCCATTTCTCTTTTAGAACTACGAGACAACAAAATCCAGACGCTCCCTGAACAGATCTCCACACTGAGCACGCTCACC CGCCTCGACCTCACCAACAATGACCTCAGCAC TCTTCCAGCCTCTATCAGCCTGCTGCCTGACCTAAAGGTGCTGCTGTTGGAGGGAAACCCTCTGAGAGGAATCAGGAGAGATCTGCTCAag AAAGGAACCAATGAGCTTCTGGAATATTTAAGAGGAAGAATTAAAG AGGAGCCTGACCAAGCAGAGGAACAACAGACGGCCATGACGTTACCCAGCCAGGCCAGAGTTAATGTCCACAACATTAAGACTCTCAAGTTACTGGATTACAG TGAGAAGCAGGCAGCGGATGTTCCTGAGGAGCTGTTTGATGCTGCAGCAGACACCACTGTCACTTCTGTGAACTTCAGCAAGAACCAGCTGACCTCCATACCccccag GCTGGCAGAGtttgtctcttctctgtcagacaTCAATCTGGGTTTCAACAAACTGACCTGCTGCTCTCCTGACATCTGCAAGTTCCTGCAGCTGTCAAACATTGAcctcag GAATAACCAGCTGACTGATTTACCATCTGAAATGAAAGACTTGACCAAACTGCGCTCTGTTACCCTAATTTACAACAG GTTCAAGTCCTTCCCTCAAGTCCTCTATGACATTGTTTCCTTGGAGACGGTGTTGCTTGGTAACAACCAGGTGAACGGGGTGGACCCTCATCGTCTCATGAAGTTGATTAATCTGTCGACGCTGGATCTGTCCAACAACGACCTGCTGAACGTCCCCCCTGAGCTGGGCCTGTGCAGCAGCCTCAG GTGTCTGAGTCTGGAGGGGAACCCTTTACGTGCACCCAGAGCAGCCATCGTGGCCCGAGGAACGGACGCAGTGATGGAGTACCTCCGTGGCCGCATTCCAACATGA